The Candidatus Accumulibacter similis genome has a segment encoding these proteins:
- a CDS encoding PAS domain-containing protein produces the protein MLAAVIVLAWGMSVSGAYAAAQTSEAKVLIVYSQNRLLPGNIDFDRGFNEASKDGVTRDVHFFAEFLDSPESAGDVFESRTAAYLKEKYAGRPPQVIVGAGAGALAFLLRRRAEMFPGVPIVYGGVDRRVLKTLALPADVIGVPVDYDIRGTIELARRLQPDARRLVVVTGASNWDHQRQMDIRADLENLRSGLPVEYLAGLPGSDLGARLAKLTRDTIVFTPGYFADGAGRSVNPRDSVTMMAGASGAPLYVLYSSQIGTGAVGGRMPAFSQMGRAARIIVDGLLEGASASSIAIPAAIPSQVQLDWRQVRKWNIAADHIPPSAVIQFREPTFWEAYHKQAIIAAAVMSAQAVLIGALLFERRRRRSTAAALVESEERVRLAADAARLTTFSWDFARDRSAANAGLRERADPPQRTAESFEHILQTVHPADRERLGLAAHRAAANHTELDVEFRARQPDGEIRWYAARGQRTATDSDTLTGVKMDITARKTAELQAEADRAALTHLSRVATMGQMSAAIAHQLNQPLAAILGNAETARKMLGRKDASIEDLREILDDIVAEDNRAAEVIRRLGALYKRGEIELSELDLNDLVRETLNLLRAELTMRKVSPVLELAASLPAVRGSRVHLQQVLLNLVLNATDAMTAVDPGRRTVVVRTSSEAEHARVCIVDRGTGIAAGDLPRVFDAFWTTKANGVGVGLAICKAIINSHRGTLAAENNPEGGAAFCFTLPLAGSA, from the coding sequence ATGCTGGCCGCGGTGATCGTGCTGGCTTGGGGGATGTCGGTGTCGGGGGCATACGCAGCGGCCCAGACATCCGAGGCGAAGGTGCTGATTGTCTACTCCCAGAATCGTCTGCTTCCGGGGAATATCGACTTCGACCGCGGATTCAACGAAGCATCCAAGGACGGGGTAACGCGAGATGTGCATTTCTTCGCCGAATTCCTCGACTCGCCCGAATCCGCCGGCGACGTGTTCGAAAGCAGGACCGCAGCCTATCTCAAAGAGAAGTACGCCGGGCGCCCCCCGCAGGTCATCGTCGGCGCCGGCGCCGGAGCGCTGGCTTTCCTGCTGCGCCGTCGCGCCGAGATGTTTCCGGGCGTCCCGATCGTTTACGGCGGCGTCGATCGACGGGTCCTGAAGACGCTCGCCCTCCCGGCCGACGTCATCGGCGTGCCGGTCGACTACGACATTCGGGGCACGATCGAACTCGCGCGGCGCCTGCAACCGGACGCGCGGCGCCTCGTCGTCGTCACGGGCGCCAGCAACTGGGACCACCAGCGCCAGATGGACATACGCGCTGACCTGGAGAATCTTCGTTCGGGCCTGCCGGTCGAGTATCTTGCGGGACTGCCCGGATCAGACCTCGGGGCACGCCTCGCGAAGCTGACGCGCGATACGATCGTCTTCACGCCAGGCTACTTCGCCGACGGCGCCGGACGCTCGGTGAACCCGCGCGATTCCGTGACGATGATGGCGGGCGCTTCGGGTGCCCCCCTGTACGTGCTCTATTCGAGCCAGATCGGCACGGGCGCCGTCGGAGGGCGCATGCCCGCGTTTAGCCAGATGGGAAGGGCTGCGCGGATCATCGTCGATGGCCTCCTGGAAGGCGCATCCGCATCGTCGATCGCCATACCCGCCGCGATTCCGAGTCAGGTGCAACTCGACTGGCGCCAGGTTCGCAAATGGAACATCGCCGCGGACCACATCCCACCCAGCGCGGTCATCCAGTTTCGCGAGCCGACGTTCTGGGAGGCCTATCACAAGCAGGCGATCATCGCCGCCGCGGTGATGTCTGCCCAGGCAGTATTGATCGGAGCGCTTCTCTTCGAGCGTAGGCGTCGCCGGAGCACGGCGGCGGCGCTTGTGGAAAGCGAAGAGCGCGTCCGCCTGGCGGCGGATGCAGCGCGGCTGACCACGTTCTCGTGGGATTTCGCCCGCGACAGAAGCGCGGCGAACGCCGGACTGCGCGAACGGGCGGACCCGCCACAGCGGACGGCGGAGAGCTTCGAACACATCCTGCAGACCGTGCATCCGGCCGATCGCGAGCGGCTCGGCCTGGCTGCCCACAGGGCCGCTGCAAATCACACGGAGCTCGACGTGGAGTTCCGAGCGCGTCAGCCTGACGGCGAGATCCGCTGGTACGCCGCGCGCGGGCAGCGTACGGCCACCGATTCCGATACGCTGACCGGGGTAAAGATGGACATCACCGCGCGCAAGACCGCCGAGTTGCAGGCAGAGGCGGACCGCGCGGCCCTGACACACCTGTCTCGCGTTGCGACGATGGGGCAGATGTCCGCGGCGATCGCCCACCAGCTCAACCAGCCGCTCGCTGCAATCCTGGGTAACGCCGAAACCGCGCGCAAGATGCTGGGCCGCAAGGACGCCTCGATCGAGGATCTGCGCGAAATCCTGGACGACATCGTCGCCGAGGACAATCGCGCGGCGGAGGTCATCCGGCGGCTCGGGGCGCTGTACAAGCGCGGCGAGATCGAGTTGTCGGAACTCGACCTCAACGATCTCGTGCGCGAGACCCTCAACCTGCTTCGCGCCGAGCTCACGATGCGCAAGGTCTCGCCCGTCCTGGAACTCGCGGCGTCCCTGCCGGCGGTTCGAGGCAGCCGCGTGCATCTGCAGCAGGTGCTGCTGAATCTCGTCCTGAATGCCACCGATGCGATGACCGCGGTCGATCCGGGCCGGCGGACGGTTGTCGTTCGCACGTCATCCGAAGCGGAGCACGCCCGCGTCTGCATCGTGGATCGCGGGACCGGCATCGCCGCCGGCGACCTGCCTCGCGTCTTCGATGCGTTCTGGACCACGAAGGCGAACGGGGTAGGCGTAGGGCTCGCCATCTGCAAGGCCATCATCAACTCGCATCGCGGAACGCTCGCCGCCGAGAACAACCCGGAAGGCGGTGCCGCATTCTGCTTCACGCTGCCGTTGGCCGGGTCGGCCTGA
- a CDS encoding response regulator transcription factor produces the protein MRTVFLVDDDPGVRRSLSRVLREEGFEVRGYESAEAFLARPDTTARGCIVLDVTMPGLDGLALQRRLSEEGQQMPIVFLTGYGDIPTSVRAIKAGAADFLTKPVASATLVAAVRAAIEQDSVARQTEDEAAELAQRFGSLTAREREVLSALVGGKLNKQIAADLGVVEQTVKFHRARIMERMGARTVAELMHMVAKLGSTRAAQPSAPGLSRGTAATPGKE, from the coding sequence ATGCGCACCGTCTTTCTAGTCGACGACGATCCAGGCGTTCGAAGGTCACTGTCCCGGGTCCTGCGCGAGGAAGGCTTCGAGGTCCGAGGCTACGAATCGGCCGAGGCGTTTCTGGCACGACCGGACACGACGGCGCGCGGCTGTATCGTGCTGGACGTGACGATGCCGGGGTTGGACGGCCTGGCGCTGCAGCGCCGGCTGTCCGAGGAGGGGCAGCAGATGCCCATTGTCTTTCTGACCGGCTACGGCGACATTCCAACGTCGGTGCGCGCCATCAAGGCGGGGGCAGCGGACTTCCTGACCAAGCCCGTAGCGTCGGCGACGCTGGTTGCCGCCGTGCGCGCGGCGATCGAGCAGGACTCGGTGGCCCGCCAGACCGAGGACGAGGCCGCGGAGTTGGCGCAGCGATTCGGCTCGCTGACCGCGCGGGAACGCGAGGTGCTTTCGGCGCTCGTCGGCGGCAAGCTCAACAAGCAGATTGCCGCCGACCTGGGCGTGGTCGAGCAGACGGTCAAGTTTCATCGCGCGCGGATCATGGAGCGAATGGGTGCGCGCACCGTTGCCGAGCTGATGCACATGGTAGCAAAACTCGGCTCGACGAGGGCCGCGCAGCCGTCGGCGCCAGGACTTTCGCGCGGGACGGCTGCGACGCCCGGAAAGGAATAG
- a CDS encoding chorismate lyase: MSAAGGQQWRGRITRTEDSAPLLPWLRDRGSLTARLQSRGRFALRVLRQQRCRPTADEALALGLPTAVRAWIREVALSCDDRVVVFAHTVLPCEPRGPLTRWLARLGERSLGALLFAHVGFSRSPMKFQRLDQRHTLFAPAVQALQFAGGIPSALWARRSHFGFGAQSVLVTEVFSPALLLLTPDVGVLASSADSSWHDSDLCRSILEGKAPCRSPF, translated from the coding sequence ATGAGTGCAGCGGGCGGGCAACAATGGCGCGGCCGCATCACGCGCACTGAGGACAGCGCGCCGTTGCTGCCGTGGCTGCGTGACCGCGGTTCACTGACGGCGCGCCTTCAGTCGCGCGGGCGCTTTGCCCTGCGCGTCCTGCGCCAGCAGCGATGCCGGCCGACAGCCGACGAGGCACTGGCGCTCGGACTGCCAACCGCCGTGCGGGCGTGGATCCGCGAGGTGGCACTGAGCTGCGACGATCGCGTCGTGGTCTTTGCGCATACCGTCCTGCCCTGCGAGCCACGCGGTCCGCTGACCCGCTGGCTGGCGCGGCTTGGCGAGCGTTCGCTCGGCGCCCTGCTGTTCGCACACGTCGGCTTCAGCCGTAGCCCGATGAAGTTCCAACGGCTCGATCAGCGGCACACCCTGTTCGCGCCGGCCGTGCAGGCGCTGCAGTTTGCGGGCGGAATTCCGTCCGCCCTCTGGGCGCGACGCTCACACTTCGGCTTCGGTGCGCAGTCGGTCCTCGTCACCGAGGTATTCTCGCCGGCATTGCTGCTACTGACGCCGGATGTCGGGGTGCTGGCGAGCAGCGCCGACTCTTCGTGGCACGACTCGGACCTTTGTCGCTCAATCCTGGAGGGGAAAGCGCCGTGCAGATCACCGTTCTAG
- a CDS encoding DUF192 domain-containing protein codes for MPRVELSAGMYRIEAEVAANDASRAQGLMSRRTLPAGQGMLFVFRQADRHCMWMRNTYVPLSVAFLDRDGFILNIEDMQPETDTSHCAARAASFALEMNLGWFSDKGIKPGTRIAGVEKSPAPR; via the coding sequence ATGCCGCGCGTCGAGCTGAGTGCCGGCATGTACCGGATCGAAGCCGAAGTCGCCGCCAACGATGCGAGCCGTGCGCAGGGCCTGATGAGTCGCCGCACCCTGCCTGCCGGCCAGGGCATGCTGTTCGTTTTTCGCCAGGCCGACCGGCATTGCATGTGGATGCGCAACACCTACGTGCCGCTGTCGGTGGCCTTTCTCGACCGCGATGGCTTCATCCTGAACATCGAGGACATGCAACCCGAGACCGATACCAGCCACTGTGCGGCCAGGGCAGCAAGTTTTGCCCTCGAGATGAACCTCGGCTGGTTTTCGGACAAGGGGATCAAGCCGGGAACCCGTATTGCGGGCGTCGAGAAATCGCCGGCGCCACGTTAG
- a CDS encoding anaerobic sulfatase maturase, whose amino-acid sequence MAKPAGSACNLDCAYCFYLSKEKLAGGPGPGHMSDQVLEAFVKDYIESVTGEEVVFSWQGGEPTLLGIPFFEKAVALQRKYAKPGQRIENDLQTNGTLLDEDWARFLKANRFLVGLSVDGPREWHDKYRVSKRGEPTFDKVYAAGQMLRRFGVPFNTLTCVHRYNASRPLDVYRFLRREVGATYLQFIPIVEPQQFETTAPGHIETSRLPQVGTPRARPDHPLSVVTPWSVDPDDYGYFLCKVWDEWLHRDVGKVLVNFCETLVAQHLGLPSQVCIYAENCGKGVAIEHDGSVYACDHYVYPKFRLGNVREKSLGDLVFDPVQVRFAYAKSEKLPKHCRNCAFLRDCWGECPKNRIVLTPDGEPGLNYLCPGLKRFFEHAVPTAERMARDLKAASPAAQPRMPSIWFPT is encoded by the coding sequence ATGGCGAAGCCCGCGGGCTCGGCGTGCAATCTCGACTGCGCCTATTGCTTCTACCTCAGCAAGGAGAAGCTCGCTGGCGGCCCTGGCCCTGGGCACATGAGCGACCAGGTACTGGAAGCGTTTGTCAAGGACTACATCGAAAGCGTTACCGGCGAAGAGGTGGTGTTCTCGTGGCAGGGCGGCGAGCCCACGCTGCTCGGCATCCCCTTCTTCGAAAAGGCCGTTGCGCTGCAGCGCAAGTATGCGAAGCCGGGGCAGCGGATCGAGAACGACCTGCAGACCAATGGCACGCTGCTCGACGAGGACTGGGCGCGGTTCCTGAAGGCGAACCGTTTCCTGGTCGGCCTGTCGGTCGACGGCCCGCGCGAGTGGCACGACAAGTACCGGGTCAGCAAGCGCGGCGAGCCGACTTTCGACAAGGTCTATGCGGCCGGGCAGATGCTGCGCAGGTTCGGCGTTCCGTTCAACACGCTGACCTGCGTGCATCGCTACAACGCGTCGCGCCCGCTCGACGTCTACCGCTTCCTGCGGCGGGAGGTCGGTGCGACCTATCTCCAGTTCATCCCCATCGTCGAGCCGCAACAATTCGAGACCACGGCACCCGGCCACATCGAGACTTCGCGACTGCCACAAGTGGGAACGCCGCGGGCACGACCCGACCATCCCCTCTCGGTGGTCACGCCGTGGTCGGTGGACCCCGACGACTACGGCTACTTTCTGTGCAAGGTCTGGGACGAGTGGCTGCACCGCGACGTGGGCAAGGTGCTGGTCAACTTCTGCGAGACGCTGGTCGCGCAGCACCTGGGCCTGCCTTCACAGGTTTGCATCTATGCCGAGAATTGCGGCAAAGGGGTGGCGATCGAGCACGACGGCAGCGTCTACGCCTGCGACCACTACGTCTATCCGAAATTTCGCCTGGGCAACGTGCGGGAAAAATCGCTCGGCGATCTGGTGTTCGACCCGGTGCAGGTCCGATTCGCCTATGCCAAGTCCGAGAAGCTGCCGAAGCATTGCCGCAACTGTGCGTTCCTGCGCGACTGCTGGGGCGAATGCCCGAAGAACCGCATTGTGCTCACGCCGGACGGCGAGCCCGGGCTGAACTACCTGTGCCCGGGACTAAAGCGGTTTTTCGAGCACGCGGTGCCGACCG
- a CDS encoding DUF4337 domain-containing protein, with the protein MSDESEKSSTFEMLCGLTLAVLAAVLAINELGAGKYGDDEIIAHNQKANAFDWYQAKGIKQSLVEGQRDILRILLESRVIPAESESRMGSLMATLDKEIGRYRKERKEILLGSAAVGQENWVLEEDGKLGQVKGAREWEAEAKALGAVGDTFDIATFFLQICLVMGAISLILKGERMRNTFYGLMVLLGAVGTVYCIMAYLQAGAFA; encoded by the coding sequence ATGAGTGATGAAAGCGAGAAGTCCAGCACCTTCGAGATGCTCTGTGGCCTGACGCTGGCGGTGTTGGCGGCGGTTCTGGCGATCAACGAACTCGGTGCCGGCAAGTACGGTGACGACGAGATCATTGCGCACAACCAGAAAGCGAACGCCTTCGACTGGTATCAGGCAAAGGGGATCAAGCAGTCACTGGTCGAGGGACAACGCGACATCCTGCGGATACTCCTCGAATCGCGCGTGATTCCAGCCGAGAGCGAAAGCCGCATGGGAAGCCTGATGGCGACTCTCGACAAGGAGATCGGCCGCTACAGGAAGGAGCGCAAGGAGATCCTCCTCGGCTCGGCCGCCGTCGGGCAGGAAAACTGGGTGCTTGAAGAAGACGGCAAGCTCGGCCAAGTCAAGGGTGCGCGCGAATGGGAGGCGGAAGCCAAGGCGCTTGGCGCCGTCGGTGACACCTTCGACATCGCCACCTTCTTTCTGCAAATCTGCCTCGTCATGGGTGCCATCAGCCTGATTCTCAAGGGGGAGCGCATGCGAAACACCTTCTATGGACTGATGGTGCTGCTCGGCGCAGTCGGAACGGTGTACTGCATCATGGCCTACTTGCAGGCAGGAGCTTTCGCTTGA
- a CDS encoding response regulator: MGNAMPLIAVVDDEVSVRTMLRRALRLAGYEVATFASGEEFLDSLPSCSPACAILDIRLPGLSGLEVDVRMRAQNLRVPVVLITASDDPALDRAARAAGALCLLRKPFSTDALLAAVHRAVADPARDPSAHGVLPN, translated from the coding sequence ATGGGGAATGCCATGCCGCTGATCGCAGTCGTGGACGATGAGGTGTCCGTGCGCACGATGCTGCGGCGGGCGCTGCGCTTGGCCGGCTATGAGGTCGCAACGTTCGCGAGCGGCGAGGAGTTCCTAGACTCGCTGCCGAGCTGCTCGCCGGCCTGCGCAATTCTCGACATTCGCCTCCCGGGCCTGTCCGGCCTCGAGGTGGACGTGCGCATGCGCGCGCAGAACCTGCGGGTGCCGGTCGTGCTGATCACCGCCAGCGACGATCCCGCGCTCGACCGCGCGGCGCGGGCAGCCGGAGCGCTGTGCCTGTTGCGCAAGCCGTTCTCCACCGATGCACTGCTGGCGGCCGTGCATCGTGCCGTGGCCGATCCGGCGCGGGACCCGTCGGCGCACGGAGTACTCCCCAACTGA
- a CDS encoding ISAs1 family transposase, with the protein METGGGIRLMDVWVGVRDRRQAKKVEHDLVEMLVVAVCAVLSGADGFVEIEVWGKEKLDWLRQYLKLEHGIPCHDTFGRVFAAIDPEEFGAAFLRWVGQVVPTLRREEVVAIDGKTSRRSGQAGATPLHLVSAVAAEAGVVLGQRATAAKSNEKTAIPELLTTLALEGCIVTLDAMGTQPNIAQTIRDRGADYVLAVKDNQPTLAESIEDFVSAFDAAPERTPHRFHEVVEKDHGRLEVRRCHVLDQLDCLHAPERWPDRKSFAMITSERTIAGKTSVERRVYLSSLAPDAERMNYAVRQHWRVENSLHWCIDVVLRDDQARTRTDHSAHNLAVLRQFVLDLLRTAPVKRKGGLKVQRLIAATSDSFRAQLLGLV; encoded by the coding sequence ATGGAGACAGGAGGCGGGATTCGGTTGATGGATGTATGGGTGGGTGTGCGGGATCGCCGGCAGGCGAAGAAGGTCGAGCATGACCTCGTGGAGATGCTGGTGGTGGCGGTGTGCGCGGTGCTCTCGGGTGCGGATGGCTTCGTCGAAATCGAGGTCTGGGGGAAGGAGAAGCTCGACTGGCTGCGCCAGTATCTCAAACTGGAGCACGGCATTCCCTGCCATGACACGTTCGGGCGGGTGTTCGCGGCGATCGATCCCGAGGAGTTCGGTGCGGCTTTCCTGCGCTGGGTGGGCCAGGTCGTGCCGACGTTGCGCCGCGAGGAAGTCGTCGCGATCGATGGCAAGACGAGTCGTCGTTCGGGTCAAGCGGGTGCGACGCCGCTGCACTTGGTGAGCGCTGTCGCCGCCGAGGCCGGCGTGGTCCTTGGACAGCGTGCGACGGCTGCGAAGTCGAACGAGAAGACGGCCATTCCGGAACTGCTGACCACCCTGGCACTGGAAGGCTGCATCGTCACGCTTGACGCGATGGGTACGCAGCCCAACATCGCGCAGACCATTCGCGATCGCGGAGCCGACTATGTGCTGGCGGTCAAGGACAATCAGCCCACCCTGGCCGAGTCCATCGAAGATTTCGTCAGCGCCTTTGACGCCGCGCCGGAGCGGACCCCGCACCGGTTTCACGAAGTCGTCGAGAAAGACCATGGACGTCTGGAGGTGCGGCGCTGCCACGTCCTCGACCAGCTCGACTGCCTGCATGCGCCGGAACGATGGCCAGACCGGAAGTCCTTCGCGATGATCACCAGCGAGCGGACGATCGCTGGCAAGACCTCCGTCGAACGTCGCGTTTATCTCAGCAGCCTCGCTCCGGACGCCGAACGAATGAACTACGCCGTTCGCCAGCATTGGCGTGTCGAGAACAGTCTGCACTGGTGCATCGATGTCGTCCTCCGAGATGACCAGGCGCGCACGCGTACCGATCATTCTGCCCACAACCTTGCCGTCCTGCGCCAGTTCGTCCTCGACCTCCTACGCACCGCCCCGGTCAAACGCAAGGGCGGCCTCAAGGTGCAGCGCCTCATCGCCGCAACTTCCGACAGCTTCCGGGCTCAACTCCTGGGTCTTGTATAA
- a CDS encoding c-type cytochrome codes for MKSLRRLAAPCLFTALVSVAGSAAAADVRTGYQEHCSACHGETRLGGVGPALLPENLERLRKPEALNVIRDGRVATQMPGFAGKLSAEELQQLAEWIYTPVVPAPVWGENEIRNSHFVDAAATRLPAQPGPGLKGADPLNLFIVVETGDHHVSVLDGDQLERLHRFPSRYALHGGPKFSPDGRFVYFASRDGWISKFDLYNLVVVAEVRAGLNTRNAAVSGDGKWVLVANYLPHSLVLLDAMDLSLVRIIPTWNAAGNKTSRVSAVYDAAPRKSFVVALKDVPEAWELSYDPAAEPVAEGLVHDFQYREGEFKPGMFHPRRTILTDYLDDFFFTQSYDEILGSSRSATKGQVIFLDGRKKVAELDLPGMPHLGSGITWKWKDPAGRERTVMASPNLNAGLVTVIDLDTYENVKQIATLGPGFFLRSHENSRYAFTDSMMSMENRNVLQVIDKQRLEVVAQIRAKPGQTLAHVEFTRDGRYALASLWEMDGALLVIDAETLREVKRIPARKPVGKYNVWNKISRSEGTSH; via the coding sequence ATGAAGTCGCTGCGTCGCTTGGCCGCGCCATGCCTGTTCACCGCGCTCGTCAGTGTCGCCGGCTCTGCTGCCGCTGCCGATGTACGCACCGGCTATCAGGAGCACTGCTCCGCCTGCCACGGCGAGACGCGTCTGGGTGGTGTCGGGCCGGCTTTGCTACCGGAAAACCTCGAGCGCTTGCGCAAACCCGAAGCGCTGAACGTCATTCGTGACGGGCGGGTGGCGACGCAGATGCCGGGCTTTGCCGGCAAGCTGAGTGCGGAGGAGCTTCAGCAACTGGCCGAGTGGATCTACACGCCGGTGGTTCCGGCGCCGGTCTGGGGCGAGAACGAGATCCGCAACTCGCATTTCGTCGATGCGGCTGCCACCCGGCTGCCGGCGCAACCGGGCCCTGGGCTCAAGGGTGCCGATCCGCTGAATCTCTTCATCGTCGTCGAAACCGGCGACCATCACGTTTCGGTACTCGACGGCGACCAGCTGGAACGTCTGCACCGCTTCCCGAGTCGTTATGCGCTGCACGGCGGGCCCAAGTTCTCGCCGGACGGCCGTTTCGTCTACTTCGCTTCCCGTGACGGCTGGATCAGCAAGTTCGACCTCTACAACCTGGTCGTCGTCGCCGAGGTGCGGGCGGGACTCAACACGCGCAATGCGGCGGTCTCCGGCGACGGCAAATGGGTTCTGGTCGCCAACTACCTGCCGCACAGCCTGGTCCTGCTCGACGCCATGGATCTCTCTCTGGTGAGGATCATTCCGACCTGGAATGCAGCCGGGAACAAGACCTCGCGCGTGTCGGCGGTTTATGATGCGGCACCGCGCAAGAGCTTCGTCGTTGCGCTGAAGGACGTCCCCGAGGCCTGGGAGCTCAGCTACGATCCAGCGGCCGAACCGGTCGCCGAAGGCCTGGTGCATGATTTCCAGTACAGGGAAGGAGAGTTCAAGCCGGGGATGTTCCACCCCCGGCGGACGATTCTCACTGACTACCTCGACGACTTCTTCTTCACCCAGAGCTACGACGAGATTCTCGGTTCGTCGCGTTCAGCGACCAAGGGACAGGTGATCTTCCTTGATGGGCGGAAGAAGGTCGCCGAGCTTGACCTGCCCGGAATGCCGCACCTGGGGTCGGGGATCACCTGGAAATGGAAGGACCCCGCCGGCCGTGAGCGAACTGTCATGGCCTCGCCCAACCTCAATGCCGGGCTGGTGACGGTCATCGACCTCGACACCTACGAGAATGTGAAGCAGATCGCGACGCTGGGCCCCGGCTTCTTCCTGCGCAGTCACGAGAACTCGCGCTACGCCTTCACCGACTCGATGATGAGCATGGAGAACCGGAACGTGCTGCAGGTGATCGACAAGCAGAGGCTCGAAGTCGTCGCGCAGATCAGGGCCAAACCGGGGCAGACGCTGGCGCACGTCGAGTTCACGCGCGATGGCCGATACGCTCTGGCGAGCCTGTGGGAGATGGATGGCGCACTGCTGGTGATCGACGCCGAGACTCTGCGCGAGGTCAAACGCATTCCGGCAAGGAAACCGGTCGGAAAGTACAACGTCTGGAATAAAATAAGCAGGTCCGAGGGGACAAGCCACTGA
- the nirJ gene encoding heme d1 biosynthesis radical SAM protein NirJ, with product MFRISQYMQELSTPRPAGPKRNPPAPVVIWNLIRRCNLTCKHCYSISTDRDFPGELSSEEVFAVMDDLQRFRVPVLILSGGEPLLRPDIFDIARRAKSLGFYVGLSSNGTLINPANIDRIADCDFDYVGVSLDGIGATHDRFRQMSGAFEASLQGIRLCRDLGLKIGVRFTMTQENAHDLPQLLALVEDEGIDRFYFSHLNYAGRGNKNRRHDAQHQLTRWAMDLLFETCWEYQARGLRKEFTSGNNDADGVYFLHWVSRRFPDKAAGIRARLVQWGGNSSGVNVANIDNLGNVHPDTMWWHHTLGNVRQRPFSEIWMDVSDPLLAGLKRFPRQVGGRCGECRHFDICNGNTRVRAQQLTGDAWAEDPGCYLDDAEIGIAPGDGRVTDSRPIAIRRAP from the coding sequence ATGTTTCGCATCTCACAGTACATGCAGGAGCTCTCGACACCGCGACCAGCCGGTCCGAAGCGGAATCCGCCAGCGCCGGTCGTGATCTGGAACCTCATTCGGCGCTGCAACCTGACCTGCAAACACTGCTACTCGATCTCCACCGACAGGGACTTCCCTGGCGAACTGAGCAGCGAAGAAGTCTTTGCGGTGATGGATGATCTGCAGCGTTTTCGCGTGCCGGTGCTGATCCTCTCCGGCGGCGAACCACTGCTGCGGCCCGACATCTTCGACATCGCCCGCCGCGCCAAGTCGCTGGGCTTCTACGTCGGCCTGTCGTCCAATGGCACCCTCATCAACCCGGCCAACATTGACCGCATCGCCGACTGCGACTTCGACTACGTCGGGGTGTCGCTCGACGGCATCGGCGCCACGCATGACCGTTTCCGGCAGATGAGCGGGGCCTTCGAGGCATCGCTGCAGGGTATTCGGCTGTGTCGCGATCTCGGCCTGAAGATCGGCGTCCGCTTCACGATGACCCAGGAGAACGCGCACGATCTGCCGCAGTTGCTGGCCCTCGTCGAAGACGAGGGGATCGACCGCTTCTACTTCTCGCACCTCAACTATGCCGGCCGTGGCAACAAGAACCGTCGGCACGACGCCCAGCACCAGTTGACACGGTGGGCAATGGACCTGCTCTTCGAGACCTGCTGGGAGTACCAGGCGCGCGGGCTGCGCAAGGAGTTCACCAGCGGCAACAACGACGCCGACGGCGTCTACTTCCTGCACTGGGTCAGCAGGCGCTTCCCGGACAAGGCGGCGGGCATTCGTGCGCGGCTGGTGCAATGGGGCGGCAACTCTTCCGGTGTCAACGTCGCCAACATCGACAACCTCGGCAACGTTCATCCCGATACCATGTGGTGGCACCACACCCTGGGCAACGTTCGCCAGCGGCCCTTTTCCGAGATCTGGATGGACGTGTCGGATCCCCTGCTGGCGGGCCTCAAGCGCTTCCCGCGCCAAGTCGGCGGGCGCTGCGGCGAATGCCGGCACTTCGACATCTGCAACGGCAACACGCGCGTCCGCGCCCAGCAACTGACTGGCGACGCGTGGGCGGAGGATCCCGGCTGTTATCTCGACGACGCTGAAATCGGCATCGCTCCTGGGGATGGGCGCGTGACCGACAGCCGGCCCATCGCCATCAGGAGAGCCCCATGA